A window of Terriglobales bacterium contains these coding sequences:
- a CDS encoding OB-fold nucleic acid binding domain-containing protein, giving the protein MKEFFVGQSAEHENQVVTSSFVVASKQIKSKKNGESFLSLTLADRTGQIDAKMWDNVAEAMDTFDQDDFLKVRGLINRYNRRFQLTIHKLRRMGESEVDYADYLPKTTKNIDELWRVVGEFVTGFENPHLKGLLEAFMADPEIAAAYRMAPAAKTLHHAYIGGLLDHVVSLMKLCDLVARNYPDIDRDLLLAGAFLHDIGKIHELSYARSFAYTTRGQLLGHMILELEMLHSKIAQVPGFPAELKTLIEHLIISHHGKYEFGSPKLPMFPEALMLHYLDDLDSKMESMRAHLEREGELGGEWTGYNPSLARPLLNKKKFLEKKAEEAAAEPASGGKEPGGKSSQGF; this is encoded by the coding sequence ATGAAAGAGTTCTTCGTCGGGCAATCCGCGGAGCACGAGAACCAGGTCGTCACTTCGTCGTTCGTCGTCGCCTCCAAGCAGATCAAGAGCAAGAAAAACGGGGAGTCCTTCCTCTCGCTGACCCTGGCCGACCGCACCGGACAGATCGACGCCAAAATGTGGGACAACGTGGCCGAGGCGATGGACACGTTCGACCAGGACGATTTCCTCAAGGTCCGTGGCCTCATCAACCGCTACAACCGCCGCTTCCAGCTCACCATCCACAAGCTGCGCCGCATGGGGGAGTCGGAGGTGGACTACGCCGACTACCTGCCCAAGACCACCAAGAACATCGATGAGTTGTGGCGGGTGGTGGGCGAGTTCGTCACGGGTTTCGAGAACCCGCACCTGAAGGGGCTGCTTGAGGCCTTCATGGCGGACCCGGAGATCGCCGCCGCCTATCGCATGGCGCCCGCGGCCAAGACCCTGCACCATGCCTACATCGGCGGGCTGCTCGACCACGTGGTCTCGCTGATGAAGCTCTGCGACCTGGTGGCGCGCAACTATCCCGACATCGACCGCGACCTGCTGCTCGCGGGCGCCTTCCTGCACGATATCGGGAAGATCCACGAGCTCAGCTACGCCCGCTCCTTCGCTTACACCACCCGCGGCCAGCTGCTGGGCCACATGATCCTGGAGCTGGAGATGCTGCACTCGAAGATCGCGCAGGTGCCGGGCTTCCCGGCGGAGCTTAAGACGCTGATCGAGCACCTCATCATTAGCCATCACGGCAAGTACGAGTTCGGCTCGCCCAAGTTGCCCATGTTCCCCGAGGCGCTCATGCTGCACTACCTCGACGACCTCGACTCCAAGATGGAGAGCATGCGCGCCCACCTGGAGCGCGAGGGCGAGCTGGGCGGCGAATGGACCGGCTACAACCCTTCGCTGGCGCGACCCCTGCTGAACAAGAAGAAGTTCCTGGAAAAGAAGGCGGAAGAGGCCGCCGCTGAGCCCGCATCCGGCGGCAAAGAGCCGGGCGGCAAGTCCTCCCAGGGCTTCTAG
- a CDS encoding haloacid dehalogenase type II: protein MLDFHRFRVLTFDCYGTLIDWESGILAALRPLMAAHGKSLTDEKLLELYGELEAEAEAGEYQSYRKILEAVARGFGKRLGFEASEQEARSLPESLKNWQPFPDTVAALGKLKSRFKLAIVSNTDDDLFADTARLLQVPFDWVITAQQAGSYKPSERNFRLALERIALPPDAVLHCAQSIYHDIVPARELGLATVWVNRRAGRTGEGATKAAQGQPDLEVPDLKTLAEMAT from the coding sequence ATGCTGGACTTTCACCGCTTCCGCGTCCTGACCTTCGACTGCTATGGCACCCTCATTGACTGGGAGAGCGGGATCCTGGCGGCGCTGCGCCCGCTGATGGCGGCGCATGGGAAATCGCTGACAGACGAGAAGCTGCTCGAACTTTATGGAGAACTCGAGGCGGAGGCCGAGGCGGGTGAGTATCAGTCCTACCGAAAGATCCTCGAGGCCGTGGCGCGCGGATTCGGCAAGCGTCTGGGCTTCGAGGCCTCTGAGCAAGAAGCGCGCTCGCTGCCCGAGTCCCTCAAAAACTGGCAGCCCTTCCCGGATACGGTGGCGGCGCTCGGAAAACTCAAGAGCCGATTCAAGTTGGCCATCGTCTCGAACACCGACGACGACCTCTTCGCGGATACCGCGCGCCTGCTCCAAGTCCCCTTCGACTGGGTCATCACCGCGCAGCAGGCCGGAAGCTACAAACCCTCAGAGCGCAACTTCCGGCTGGCGCTCGAGCGCATCGCGCTGCCGCCGGACGCGGTGCTGCACTGTGCCCAAAGCATCTACCACGACATCGTTCCGGCGCGGGAGCTGGGATTGGCGACGGTGTGGGTGAACCGGCGCGCGGGGAGAACGGGCGAGGGCGCCACCAAGGCGGCGCAGGGGCAGCCGGACCTCGAAGTGCCCGATCTGAAGACGCTGGCGGAGATGGCAACGTAG